A window of the Henckelia pumila isolate YLH828 chromosome 3, ASM3356847v2, whole genome shotgun sequence genome harbors these coding sequences:
- the LOC140887056 gene encoding uncharacterized protein — MGREENSKLNIAIIHPDLGIGGAERLVVDAAVELTSYGHNVHIFTSHHDKNRCFEETVSGIFPVTVYGAFLPRHIFYRLHAVCAYLRCIFVALCVFFMYPTFDVILVDQVSVVIPLMKLKKASKVVFYCHFPDLLLAQHTTILRRIYRKPIDYLEEITTGMADLILVNSKFTASTFARTFKILNASGIRPAVLYPAVNVDQFDEVNATKLNFLSINRFERKKNIDLAISSFARLCNNEFDVLEGANNEEFTLTIAGGFDKRLRENVEYLEDLKNLAKGKGVLDRVHFVTSCPTSERNTLLSQCLCVIYTPKDEHFGIVPLEAMAAHKPVIACNSGGPVETIKSGVTGFLCDPTPQEFSLAMANFIRNPQMSETMGRDARKHVVQSFSTKIFGQHLNAYLVDTARRKRE, encoded by the exons ATGGGCAGAGAGGAAAATTCGAAGTTGAACATCGCAATtattcaccctgatcttggaaTAG GTGGAGCAGAAAGATTAGTTGTCGATGCTGCTGTTGAACTCACATCTTATGGGCACAATGTTCATATTTTTACCTCACACCATGATAAAAACCGATGTTTTGAGGAAACAGTTTCTG GCATCTTTCCAGTAACTGTGTATGGTGCTTTTCTACCGCGCCATATCTTCTATCGTCTTCATGCAGTATGCGCCTACCTGCGGTGTATTTTTGTTGCTCTATGTGTGTTTTTCATGTATCCTACATTCGACGTTATACTCGTGGATCAGGTCTCCGTTGTCATTCCATTGATGAAGCTGAAGAAGGCTTCGAAG GTTGTATTTTATTGCCATTTTCCAGATTTATTACTGGCTCAACACACAACCATTCTTAGAAGAATTTATCGGAAACCTATAGATTATTTAGAAGAAATAACAACAG GCATGGCAGATTTAATTCTGGTCAACAGCAAATTTACTGCATCTACCTTTGCAAGAACTTTCAAAATTCTCAATGCGAGTGGAATTAGACCTGCTGTGCTCTATCCTGCTGTCAacgtggatcagtttgatgaaGTCAATGCTACCAA GTTGAATTTTCTATCCATCAATCGGTTTGAAAGGAAGAAGAATATAGACCTGGCTATATCCTCTTTTGCAAGGCTATGTAATAACGAGTTCGATGTCCTTGAAGGTGCCAACAATGAAGAATTTACCTTGACTATTGCAG GTGGTTTTGATAAACGCCTCAGAGAGAATGTCGAGTATCTGGAAGATTTGAAAAACTTGGCAAAAGGCAAAGGCGTGCTTGATCGAGTTCATTTTGTCACATCTTGTCCTACGTCTGAGAGAAATACCCTTTTGTCCCAATGCCTCTGTGTTATTTACACACCAAAG GACGAACATTTTGGAATCGTTCCATTGGAAGCAATGGCAGCCCATAAGCCCGTAATTGCATGTAACAGTGGGGGTCCAGTAGAGACAATTAAGAGCGGTGTGACAGGCTTCCTGTGTGACCCTACGCCCCAAGAGTTCTCTTTGGCCATGGCAAATTTTATTCGGAATCCTCAGATGTCAGAAACAATGGGGAGAGATGCTCGAAAGCACGTGGTGCAGTCATTCTCTACCAAGATTTTCGGCCAACATCTGAATGCATATCTAGTCGACACAGCTCGGAGAAAGAGAGAATGA
- the LOC140892017 gene encoding pathogen-related protein encodes MASKEEIRGMEMVADKYRSFLHDEAQNTTEWRHGGPPIYDAVNKLFEEGRTKEWAKGSLEEVVQNAIKSWEMELSHKTRVQDFKTINPHKFNLIVNGREGLSAEETLKVGSYNALLKSSMPEEFKYYKAEEESFESSHDVFRSALPRGFAWEVMGVYSGPPVITFKFRHWGYFEGPFKGHAPTGELVQFYGVGILKVDESLRAEDVEIYYDPAELFAGLLKGRPVSGSNTEQEETDLSDAMRKSCPLHAQME; translated from the exons ATGGCGAGTAAAGAAGAAATAAGAGGTATGGAAATGGTAGCAGATAAATACAGGTCTTTCTTGCATGATGAAGCACAAAATACCACAGAGTGGAGACATGGCGGCCCTCCCATATATGATGCTGTCAACAAGCTCTTCGAAGAGGGCCGGACTAAG GAATGGGCAAAAGGATCTTTGGAAGAGGTGGTTCAGAATGCTATCAAGTCATGGGAGATGGAGCTGTCCCACAAAACAAGAGTTCAAGACTTCAAGACCATCAATCCCCACAAATTCAACCTCATCGTTAATG GGAGAGAGGGCCTATCAGCCGAAGAAACACTCAAGGTGGGTAGCTACAATGCATTGTTGAAAAGTTCAATGCCGGAAGAATTCAAGTACTACAAAGCTGAAGAGGAGAGCTTCGAGTCGTCCCACGACGTCTTCCGGTCGGCCCTTCCCCGCGGTTTCGCCTGGGAAGTGATGGGTGTGTACTCGGGCCCGCCGGTGATCACTTTCAAGTTCAGGCATTGGGGTTACTTCGAAGGTCCCTTCAAAGGCCATGCTCCCACCGGTGAACTGGTCCAGTTTTACGGAGTCGGAATACTCAAA GTCGACGAGTCTCTGAGGGCAGAAGATGTAGAGATTTACTACGACCCGGCGGAGCTTTTCGCGGGGCTGCTGAAAGGACGACCAGTTTCGGGATCCAACACAGAGCAAGAAGAAACAGATTTATCAGATGCTATGCGTAAATCATGTCCTTTGCATGCACAAATGGAatga